In Camelus dromedarius isolate mCamDro1 chromosome 16, mCamDro1.pat, whole genome shotgun sequence, the genomic stretch gcaaaggaaaaaaaaatcagggatgCCTCTAGAGCAGTACTTAGAAAAGTTGATACCTAAAGtatttaattttccctttcttttctaatataaggaGCTGAGTTTACAAATGATGGCCATATTTATTTGGAAACTTAGATAAAAACGAACACATTCCCAGAAAAATGTTTCTTACTCAAAatgatttaagaaatagaaaaacagaccGCTTCCATTACCAGTAAAGGAACTGAATCTGTAGTGAGAAAATCTTTCCGTGAAGCCATCTCCATTTTCTGTGTTTTGAGCGGTGGCAtgacaaattaaattttttccaagGAGGGGGCAAATTGGTCAGCCTGTGGCAAGAAGCTGTGGAAATGTGAGAGTGCTGTGTTTCCCTGTCAAACAAAAAAGCTATGGATGGTGTGTAAATATCATGGGTGGTATGGGGCCTGCCCTGGAGGCCTGGACAGTTTCACGTTAACTTTCTCCTTGTGGCTGGTCGCTCAGGTGATTAGTGAGAAGAGTGAGGTGCAAGTGTGCACACAGGGCTTGCTGGCAATGTCGAGACAAGGAGGGATGATCATCACCTCTCCTTGGGCTTCTAAATTGGTCAAAttaacttttatatgtatggtcttccttttttaaattttttactttttacttttttttttttatttttttttacaaccagGGATATATTCCCTTTTTTggtggggagtaattaggttatttgtttgtttatttatatttttttcaaacggAGGTGcaggggattgaaccgaggaactcctgcatgctaagcatgtgctctaccactgagctatacccttcccccattcttctattttaaagaattttgttgaaaataaagatagaactgctttttaaataaatgacaaggtGTGCTTCTAAACTTCTTTGTAAATGTGTCCAGTGGACAAGATCCATTAGGTTTTCGCAATTTCCTAAAAGGGGACGCCAGCCAGGCTGTTTCAGCTGCCTTGTGTGGTGCCCAGCCTCACTACAGGTGTAAGCAGCGTCTCATATCTTAACATCCAGTGTTGAATTTATACCGTGATAGAGGCAATTCCTTTTCCCCAGTAGCAGCTCTGTTTTGTCAGGGGGAAAGTAGAATGAGTGGGTGAGGGAAATGAAGTGAAAGGTGTCTGAAAACGTTTATGCTGAGAAATGTTCTGGTGTGATCTGAAATTGATGTTTTGCCATCATTCTTAGGGTCTTGCGGCCTCCAGGTGGTGGATCCAATTTTTCGTTAGGTTTTGATGAGCCAACAGAACAACCTGTGAGGAGGAACAAAATGGCCTCCAGCATCTTTGGGACACCTGAGGAAAATCCCCCGTCGTGGGCCAAGTCGGCAGGTACCACTTTTATTTGTGGTCACTGGTCAAGGGACAGGCCCAGCAGAACCACCTGAGCTGGCTTTGTGCGGAGGAGCAAAATCTAGCTTAAGCATGAGATAAACAACTGCTGAAACTTGTCGCTGGCGGAGAGACTGGGAGTAAGAAGTGGGAAATACTGAGAGTCTGTGTGATGGCAGAGTAAGGACTGCCGTCAGATCGGGTTATTTCGTCCATGTGCTACGTAACTTACCTCCCTAACACAGTCTGCTCGTTTTGTaacatgaaactaacacattaaATAGTATTTTGCTTCAGTTCTTTCCATTGTGTTCCTTAAGAAAGTGCATTTTGACTCAGGTACAAAGTCCAGTGGTGGCAGGGAAGATTCTGAGTCATCTGGACCCCAGAGAAGGAACTCTTCTGAAGCAAACTCTGGAGACTTCTTAGATCTGAAGGTCAGTGGGCCAACAACGGGGGGCAAGACAGGCTTTGAGGTTAATACAGTTTTAGAAATTCAGTTCCACCCTATTGTACTAAGAGCTGCCGCTGGAGTTTTACACAGAGATCACCAGGAGAGGAACTGAGCATATTGGTGGTGGAAGACTGATAAAGAGTAGCTCACCGCTCTAGGTGAGTGGTCTGTTCACCTGTCTCTTCTACCGTTAGGTTTAGTCTCCATCCTTCAGtattgatttttgaaactggaccATACGCATTTGCTACCTATCTCATACGTAGTAGCATTTCTGCGTTCAAGGACTGTTTTAGTTGTGGGCAGATGTTGCCCAGTCATTTTAAGCTGAGCTCCGGGAGACGGCAGCATGGGTGTTACCATCAGTTGTCTGCAGGTGAGCCCAGCCCCTGAGCCCCCAGGTGTGTGTCTGGAAAGCCTGGTGGGAATCCTCCTGAGTAGGGACCTCAGAGAACCTGGAGGCATCAGCCAGCTGAGTGCGGGGGGGACCTGTAGGAGGGCTATGGACTTGACAGAGTCCCCTCAGCAGCTAGACTGGGAGAAAGGAAGCGGGGATGGAAGGATGGGTTTGCTGGTTTCCTGTTCTGATAAAAGATACCCTGAAATACTGATACTAGGTCATCAGCGTAAATGTTAAGGTTTATTTGGTGTTTCAGGCATGTTACTGGCGTTGGGGCAGTTTGCCCAGCAGTATTTTTGTGTTGCATTGTCCCAGGTTGAATAAAGGTTGCTTATTGTAATGGCAGCCTGACCCTGAACTTGACCACGTGGAAACAAAATTTTGCAGTTGTGAAATAGTTCAGAGAAGCTATTGTCTCTTTGAAaactatgattattttatttatgtgttgCAAAATTGAAATCTgaagtaaatttttaattttttttttgttgttttctaggGAGAAGGTGACGTTCATGGTGAGTACTTCTGGAAAAGTATCACAATTTCTGGTTTTATAAATGGTTTTAGGATAGactgaaattttaattcaaatcGTGTCTTGGCAAAAGAGACTGAGGAGTGAAGCTGGCTTTGCCAGTTTCCTCTAggtggaggggaaagaaaaatgaagctggaaaGTTCGCAAGCATGTATGTCCACATTTGGTATCGGCCGACAGTGAGAGCAATGCTAGAAATGTactagaaaagggaaaaaccCCAGAGAATCCtttaagaatatatgtatatcaatcAAGTTGGCATTTGTTACACTCAATGAGAGCTTTTTAGTAAAAGTCTCTGGCATTTCAAGCTCAGCCCACAGCGTTTAATTTAAAAAGCGTGTTTgattatatattgaggtgctcatCCAGCAAGACACTGGTAACCCTGTGATCTCATAAATGATGATTTAACGGGCAGATGTAAATTTTCAGTTAGCACCCATattatcaattatatgtggaaaggAGCTAATCATTTTAAGTCTTTGAAGTACTTGTTGGCACGTCTTTAATGAGTAGCAGAGAATTACTGGTGCGTGTAATGAGAGGGTTACATGTGCTGGGCAGTAGCAATCAGGCTGAAGTTGACCCGGTGACATGCAGCCGCCACAGGGCCCTCTGGTCCAGGAGGATGAACAAAGCCGCTTCCTCGTGGCCTTTTTCTCCCATTACATTTTGTGAGGCAGTCTTCcaaggaaacagaaatatataAGAACCACATTTCTCTTCTGTCCtctcagtgtttttttgtttgtttgttttatttttttaattaaaaaaaaaatttttttttgatgatttttaggtttttgttttgtttgggggggtaattaggtctatttaattaatttttttttttaatggaggtactggggattgaacccaggacctcatgcatgctgagcatgcgctgtgcttgagctacaccctccccctactCAGTGTTTCTTGATGGACATGATGGGAGGGGAATCTTATGAACCCCTGTGAGCATGACCTGGGTTCTTCCTCAGTGGACAGGTTGCTTTCTCACTGGACTGAAGGGCTAGACTTGCTCCTGTCCACCTTTTAGATAGACTGTtctggaggttaaaaaaaaaaaaatctaggcttTCTGATTCTGGGCTTTTTGTATTCTGAAATACTTCTACTGTCAGACCTTATTTAGCAAGAATCAGCTAATCTTTATTCACTAATTTGGGCCAATGGTTATAATTAGAAATTTGGGGAACCTAGAGAACTGTGTGAGAACTTAGGAAAAGATGTGTCATTTGTCCTAATAATAGTACCCCCAGTTCAGTGTGTTATAGATTCTTCAGGTGAAACAGCACATAGTTCTATAGTATGACAGGTCTTTTTTTGTAAATGATCAATCAGTTTTGCCACCTGATTATTCTGTGTTCCTGACTGTTACTACTTTTAGCTCATTTGTCATAAAACGACAAGGGGGACAGTCATTCAGGGACATGTCTGATGAGTAAAGGTCAGCCCCAGTTCTGTTGCCAACTTGACTGCAAAGTTAAGCTACTCTGCTCAGgttaaataaaacagatttttctggATATACTGCCTCCATCTTTTGGGGAGTTAACACAGGAATGGCTACAAGGAGGGCTTTTGAAATCTttcagaaagagggagagaagttCCAGGAAGTTCAGGCCCAAGTCTTTCCCTGCCTTCAGGCAAGTTTGATGGTCTGCTGTGTCTTCTAGTGGTTCTAGTCTCCTGATCCTTAAGGTGcatcattttttctcttctgacATTGGTGTCTATTCAGTCACCTTATTGATGTGCCAAAGAAGAAAGACAAGTCAGGAGTATAAAAGATGTACATTATGGTGgaagtgtttttgtttaaaaccccatttaaaaattattggatTCAGTAGACAAAAGCCTTCTCTGTCAAGTCCTATAGAAGTTCCTAAACCCTTACTTATGTCATTATGTAGACTAACCAGATGAAGTAACTGGACCTCCACCTTCTCTGGCTGGAGTATTTCTGACTGGACAAACGAGCATCTAAACCAAGGCCtgctgtttagtctccatgtgcccttttttcctcccccttttcttttttgggatgTTACCTAGTTTTGAAAGACAGAACAGTTCCAATAATTATGAGGAACAAGCAGAAGATTAGTGGGAATTAgcttatttatcattttacagaGATAAACTCCCACGGTAGAGCTGAAAGATAACTTTGTGTCCTTCAGAAGTACTCACTAGCTGCTCGGTGCGGACAGTGTGGAATCCAGTTAGATCCTGTGCAGTGGGGAGGCCGTGTTCTCGCAGCTGAAATCAAACAGCTTGAACGGATACGCTGGCTCAGGCTGAGTTCATGGTCTGTagtcagattattttaaaatgtaggtttttaGGGTTATTTAAGGGCACTTTGTCGGAGGACTTGGGTGCTTGATGTTGACGCCTTTGACCCAGTTGCTAAGCTAAAGGGTAGCCCTTTCCCTCCAAGCTTTAATTCATAACCCTGAGCGCCATTGTCTTGGAAAGCTGCATGCTGGAGTTTTACATGTTGGATAGTATAGGACATTATATGCCTTATAAGTGCTATCAAATGTTCccaaaattcatcaaatgaaATCTTCAAAGCAGCAGTAGTCTATGTCTGAGATGTTGTATTTCTGATCTAAGGCCTCCCCCATTGGACTTCTTGGTTTTAGGTGGCTAAATCAAAACTCTGTACAGGTGGTTTTAGGAACATGTACTTTTAATGTTTTTGCCTTTGAGGAACTTAAAGTACATTTTTTCGAAGTTGGTACTTTTCATTGGTGTCTAGTATGAGACCACAGGAAGGTCTTAGTACATACCATAACCGGTATTTCTGTTCCACTACTTCCGGTCTTGGAACTTCTAAACTAGAGGAGGGAATAAATGTCTTTAACCCTGAAAGTAGTTTTTCTCCCAAGTCTCATAAATTAGTGTTTAATTTTCTACACTAGAAGTGCCTCTTTGTGTGTGATTATTCTAAGGCAGGTGTTAGATTACACAACTGAAGTTACTTTGATGCTTTAACATGGAAATGAGACCTGGTGTTtctttaacaaattaaaaataagtcttaACATGCCTCAAACTATCAAACTCTGTAGGAATTACCTTTCACAGAAAATCCAGTGCCTTTTCTTTTGCAGTCACTCTTGACTTTGAATCAGTAGAAACTACCCAGTTAAGAATACATGCTTGCTGGGAATTTCACAAGTCAGTGAATCAGCCAAGTGATAGCTAGGATATTGGATAATAATACACCAATTCTCAAGACTTTAATGTGGAAAGTGCCAGGTTAATATAATGGCACTGACCTGATTACTGAGATGTTACTACCACTCAGTAGGGGGACAGTAGATTCTTTAGTAATAAGTGAGTAGTAGTTTTCACGCATCAGTTTGGCAGAGGTCAAAGTAAGGTGGTTACCAGGTGGTAGATGTGGAAAGATGTAAGGGGAGCATATTTTGACATGGGTGGTGGGGTAGACCTTGGTACAACCACCCAGAAAGGTGGTGTGTAATGTCTGTTCAAATTGAAGATGACAGCCCTGTGTCCCTGTGGGCACACGTTCCAGAGTGTACACATTACAGCTTGGGAAGGGTTGGATTGATTCTGTTTTTTGCTATCAGTAGAGGGTTAATCATAAATACTCTTCTCTAATATATACTATAAAGCAGTTAATTAAGCAAGCTGAATTATGACCATGTGTataaataggaatttttttttaaagttggtatCATTTATAGTAAAATACAAAAGCAGTGTTCTGTGTTATTTGctggaaaatatatacaaaacatacATCAAACAAATGGACTAGAGGAATGCACACAACTCGTATATATGTCTTCATGTATTGATGAACTGTAGAAAAGAACCTACACAGCAAAGGCCTGGGGACAAATATGGGGAAACAGTAACAATGGTTAATCCTGGATAGGGGCCACATGGTTGGTGACTGTTGGTTTCTTCTTTGTAGCTCTAGGTATGGTTTGACCCATCTTCAAATAGACTCTTTGCATCTTCCCCGGGAATAGTTATTAGCCTTAGTAGCCTTCATTTCATTCTCTGTTTTCCTAGAAAACGTGGACACAGACTTGCAGGCCAGCCTGGGGCAGAGCGAGGAGAAGCCCGTGCCCGCCGCCCCTGTGCCCAGCCCGGTGGCGCCGGCCCCGGTGCCGTCCCGGAGAAACCCTCCTGGTGGCAAGTCTAGCCTCGTCCTGGGTTAGCTCCGCCTGCCCTGAACTCTGTCGTTCTGTTTGTTTTCTCCATGCTTGTGAACTGCACAACTTGAGCCTGACTGTACATCTTTTTGgatttgtttcattaaaaaagaagcaCTTTATGtactgctgtcttttttttttttttaattttatttttgttttggaagaaCAGGTTCACAGTCTGTCCTGATTCCTCTGGGTCTGTAGGCCATGGCATGAGTGTTTTCTAGTAGTAGATTGGAGGGAAAAGCTTTGTGACACTTAGTACCGTGTTTTTAAGAACAAATCATTTGGTTCTAAATGTGTTAAGAGGGTCTTTTGTACTGAGGTTTTTAAAACCCTTTTCTTGTCAGCTTTACTTGGGTTTACCAAGCCTGCACTGGACAGGCCAGTAGACAGTCCACAGGCGCTGTCCCTTCAGGCCCCCAAACAAAGTTGTTTTCATGCCGAACTTACTTGGCGTTGCCCTGACTTGTCAGTGCCCTTTGCTAAAAGCATCTTCTGTGCCATACGGAGTGATAGAGGCCTGCGCCTCATGCCTTGCTGCctgcaaagcaaaaaaaaaaaaaaacaaaataaaaaaaccttaCCTTTCTGAACCTTAAGAAACCTTTAAGCCAGATACTAACCTGACTGGCTGAGCAAAGCCCGCTGCTCCCACGCAGAGGAAGGCTTCTATGTACACTCAAATTGATGGATTCCAGGTGGTGAAGCAAGGGCGGGGACCACACAGAAGTGGGTCTTCGTGGTGCACGGACCCCACGGGGGCAGTGCTCTTCTTAGATAACTTGAAGCTGTGTGCATGATGCTGGTGCTAGACCATGAAATGAAAGTCTCATCCTTAAAATGTGTGTTGTACTTTCACAATCCTGGATTGTTGCTTAAAGTAAACAATGTACACATTTTGAAACACTGTGTCCTGTGTCATCTTTTTTTGAGATTGTTTCACTGTTCTACCTGTTCAGTTGCATTCTCCTTTGGTGCTGTCAATCCTGCCGCCCAGGGATTTGATGagccattaaaattaaaagagtaATAGTAAGGCCCAGAGGGAAGTGGACTTGTCTTTAAAGAAAACAGGTTGAAAGGCAGAGCATGAGTTCAAAAGGCCAAAATAATTAACTGATACCTGGTAGTAAAATACAGGACTAACATGTATAACTGGTATCCAAAATAATTATTAGCTAATACACTAGACTCATCTACTACCTACCATCTGTGCTCGGTGATAACATTCAAAATTTTGAGTCCCCTCATGCTTGCAAGGTACTTCTCAATGGTGGGCGGTCAAAGAAAGGCTCCGAAGAAAGGGTCCATGTGTAATGTCTTAAGTCCTCTCAGGAAGATGGGAGGAAGCTCACAGGGTTCTAGGCAGAAAGTTCCAGATCAACATgctatatgaaatgtccaaactGGGGCACTGTGAGACCTAGCTTTTTAGGTTTAGCTGTGCTACTGAGCAGCTGTGTTCTTGAGCTTGTCATTTGGGGGCTCAATTTCCTAACTTAAAGATCTTCcggtgtggggctggggggaggataGCTCAGGGGCAGAAAGCATgtttagcatgcgcaaggtcatgggttcaacccctttaaataaataaacctaattccctctgccaccccaaaaaaactaaaaaaaattttaaaagacctttGAATGAGGTCACCTTTAAAAACTCCCATGATTGAGATGATTCAAGCCTAGTGGGTAACCACCCGCTCATTTGACCTATTGAGCATCTCTGGGGAGAGTAAGTAATTACAGTTTGTCGGGGTGTTAAGTTTTCCTTCCTAATCATATAAAGCAGTTGCGAAATGGAGAATGAACAGCTATGCTTACAGGATTCTTCTAGTTTCACTAAAACAGATTGGCCCTACAAACAGCTTGACCTGCTATGACTCTTTGGAGGTAGGAAACCTGCACCCGTTCTCTCAGTAATGGTGGAGCTCCTCCTAGGAAAGAGGTCCTTAATTTGTTTTTTGAGAGGTCCCTAATTTGTGTCACAACTTGTAACTTGGCTTTAGTTTTTTTATTCTATGAAGGTAAGTGCCTAGTCAGAAGGTGTTCTGAGGGATAGTTCTGCCAGCCATTCTGGTACTATTaatgattttagaaaattctaTGTAAACATGTTTGCTAAGGGTGTTGAATTTCCACTTAGAAAGCTTAGGGTttaggagggggagggtatagctcaaatggtagagcagaGATGGAGCCAACCCCACAAGTTTAAGAAGTCTTGACTCCTTATTAGAAGCCacttcttagcatgcatgatgtcttgggttcaatccccagtacctcctctaagaataaataagtactaaataaacctaattaccaccgccccccaaaaaagcttAGGGTTTAGAAAGTGAAGTTCAATGATCTTAAAATGATGACGGCAGAAGAATCTAGCATTTCGTTGACAGTCTGGACTTTTTACACAGTTGTGTGATTTCACTGGCTTGGTAAAGGAGGTGAGAAAAAAGCCAGCCCAGGACTCAGTACTTAATTGCTACTGCTGATTCTACTGCTTAAGCGTTTTAATATTCGATCACCAGGCTCCCCTTCCTAATGTGTCTGTTACACTGGTTTGGAAGTACTAGGGTGCTCAACTGGGGAACTATAGACAGATGGGTCACAGACTCAAATCTGAATCTAATTTGTAggtaaatatatttgcatttgtcAGGAAATTGTGTTAAATCTACAAAACGAAAGCCAACAGAACAGCAATGTTCAGCATTTTCTAGGATACAGCTGCCAATTCTAGAGAAGTGTCAGTTCCATAAAAAGGAGGACAGTCCGGTTTACCTGGTGGAAAATCGTCTCTTCCAAGTGAGATTGGATGATTAAACTAGATGCTCCCATGTTTCAAGCAGACTCTGGTTTATGAACTCATCTCTGAGGAGCTCGGCTCACACGAACCAATGGTCTTCAACAGATTCATTTACTTCAAACAGCTACTGGGAGCCCCCATATTCAAGTCTTGGGTTGGTGCTGCCTTGACGCCGTGGGAACTCTGCTTTTGGGGTCCCCACAAGCATGGGGGCCAGGTATGGATTCTAAGAAAGATGGAGCCAACCCCACCGGTTTTATAAGTCTTGACTCCTTGTTAGAAGCCGCTTCTCAGTATTTAGCACAGTCCCGGGTCAGGCCCCTGTAAGGTCTGCCCCCAAGCAATCTGTGGGGTGAGCGGGGACGTCTGCTACAGAGTTGGGGGGCAGCCGATGTGCACGCGGGCGCGTCCTCAGACCAGAAAAGTGACCCAGGCCGGCGCCACGCGGAGTCCTGGGGAACCTGGGAAGCTCTCGCCCTTCCGCAGGGCGGGGCACACCGGGCCCATGCAAATTAGCCCTGGTCGGCCCCGCCCACCCAGGGGTCTCCGGAAGCAGCGGTAGGCGATCAGCTCCGCTTCGGCTCCCGCTCCCGGCGCTTCCACGCTTCCGGCCGGGTCCCCTGCCTCGCGGCGATGGCAATGGCGATGGCGGCGCGGCACACGCGGCCCGTGCGGGTGCTGGTGGATATGGACGGCGTGCTGGCCGACTTCGAGACCGGCCTCCTGCGGGGCTTCCGCCGAAGATTCCCCGGGGAGCCACATGTGCCCCTGGAAGAGCGCCGCGGCTTCCTCGCCAGCGAGCAGTACCGAGCCCTGCGCCCAGACCTGGCGGTAGGGAGTGAACGGGGGTGGAGAGCGACCCTGGGAGCGgggagccccagccccacaggACATCTGGGAGCGgggagccccagccccacaggACACCTGGGAGCGGGGAGCCCCAACCTCATAGGGCACCTGGGATTGGGGAGCCCTCCCTTTGGTCAGATCAGGACTGTCTCTGCTCTGTGTCCAGAGGCACCTCTCTGTTTAAAATTAACAAAGCTTTCACTTCGGAATCCACAGTTCACCTCAGGACAAGACAGTCTGGGGGAGTACTTACCCCTACACAAACTCCTCTACCTGAGGCTCTGATTTGGGGGCCGAAGACCCTCAGGAACCTTACTTTTGAGAGTCCTCGCTGGGGCTGGAGAGATCTGCCGGGAGCAGAGCCAGGACAGGAACACTGTATCTTTCAGGACAAAGTGGCCAGTGTGTATGAAGCCCCAGGCTTTTTCCTAGACTTGGAGCCCATCCCTGGAGCCTTGGAAGCCATGCGGGAGATGAATGACATGCAGGAGtgaggaagggtggggagggaggggtggtggggagcaAGGGCTGTCACCACCCTGTCCAACTTTTGCACCTTCCCTGCAGCACCCAAGTCTTCATCTGCACCAGTCCTCTGATGAAATATGACCACTGTGTGGGCGAGAAGGTGCGGTTGCCTCGGCACTTCCTAAAGCCTGATTTGTAAAACAAACCAGCAGAaacacgggggtggggggagcaatCTCTCTCAAGGGCTGTAGACCCTCCCTCACACCTACTTGCTGACTGGCCCTGAATTCAGGGGCCCATCACGCTCAACTGACAGACCTGTGCCCACTACACAGTACCGCTGGGTGGAGAAGCACCTGGGGCCCCAGTTTGTGGAGCGCATTATCTTGACGAGAGACAAGACGGTGGTCTTAGGGGACCTGCTCATTGATGACAATGACACCATTCAAGGTGGGAGCCATTTTCCTTAGCAACCTCCAGGCATCTGGCCGGCTGGGATTAGGGAGAGGGAGCACAAATAACCAGATTACAGACTGTAtgtttcctgccttcctcccatgTCCTGTCCCAGGCCAAGAGGAGACCCCACGCTGGGAGCACATCTTGTTCACCTGCTGCCACAACCAGCACCTGGTCTTGCCCCCAACAAGGAGACGGCTGTTCTCCTGGAGTGACAACTGGAAGGAGATTATAGACAGCAAGAGGCGAACCATGCAGCGCGACTGAACCGGCCTGAGGCTGCCACAGGAGTAAGCTGAGGACCCTGGCAGCAGACAGTAGCTtaaggaagggaaggcaggccAGCAGGAACCGTGGCAGAACCGAGTGACAGGCAGCATCATCGCAGTGACCCCCGCCAGCACCATGCCAGCCACCTGGAACCTCCCAAGAGAGCTGGCATGGAAGCATGGTGGGGAAATCAGGAacctttttaataaaatgctttgGCTCACTGCTCTCTTCAGGCTGTTTATTTGGGGAAGTAAAGGGATAGGAGCCCCATGGGGGCAACTGGAATACAGGCTGATAAGGAggcctttccctcttcctttcacaTCTCCTTAGTCTATTAGTCCCATAATCTGTGCACCTCCATATCCACCTGGATACCATTCCTCTCGAATATGCCTTTCCTTGGCCATGTAAAAGGTCAACTTTAAGGGAATGCCAAAGGGAGGCCAGGACGTTCCACTGCTCTGAATCCCAACTTTCCACGGgggcccacaccccttcccctgtgCTGACCAGCATGCCCTGGACTCTAAGCCATAGGCTTCATGTCAGTATCTGGTCCTCTGACTGCCTTGAACATCCCTTACTTGCTTCCTGAAGCTCCTCTGAGCCTGAGCGCACTTCCAGGGACAGGGATCCCTTACTAATCCTGACGGCAGAGAAGACGTGCCAGGGCTTCCAGGCAGGGGCCACGGGGTGGTGAAGGAAGACACAGCTCCAAGGGTTTGGGCCTGTGTTCTGATGTGTCGTCACTCTCATGGCCTCAGTCTTAAGGCCTGATGGCCATGTTAACAGTCACTGAGCTACAACATTCAAGAGCAGAGACCACATCTTCCTCTTTGAAGCCCTAACGTGTCTAGATGAGAGGCCAGTGTGGATAAACAGTTACTCCTGGGCCACAGAGTTCTCCAGGCCAGCATCCACCATGCCCAAAGCCCAGCCTCCACAGCCCTGGAGTAGGCACACATTCCCCAAGCCCCGAAATACTTTTAACCACaaagtttttcatttctagttcTTAAAATTGCTCCACACACTTCAGTTAAGGGTGTGGTTAATGTCTATGTCCTCAAGCTCAGGCAATTCTCCTAAGCCCCAGGCACAGCTGTTCCTCAGGAGAAACAGTTTTTACAAAGCCTTTGGTTCTAGGGACCCAGTTGCTTCTTACACAAGGTTGAAAGCCTGATGGCAGGGCGGCCCGGGAAGCAGGACCTGCACCTCCAGCTGGTGGAGAGTGGCCACCTGTGAAAATGGCACCACCTTCGATTTCCTTCTCCACGTGTTGCCCACTCATCTTCTGATGCCTTTCATCATAGTGTAAATGTCTGTCGTGCTGAGAAAACTCacctttaaaatggttaaaaaagcACCATCTGGGGAGAAGGTGCTCAGTGAGAACTGTTCCTGCCTCCTGAGTCCCCACCAGGATTTCAGTCTGGTCTCCAACAGGCAGGGTGCTGTGGCCTGGGCTCTCCCTGGGTCAGGGCTCCTGTGGGGCCTCAGTCCTTGGCAGTGGGATACCCAGAGCAGAGTGAGCCCCCCAGCTGCGGGCTTCAGCCACCTGGCTTGGGGAACAGAAGTCTTCCAGGAAGATGTGGGCCAGGTTTCGGAGCCTTGCGTTGGCTGAGAGGGAGAAGCGCAGCATGCACTGGACCACGGGCACGGCCGTCAGCTCGGGGTGGGAGCCGGAGCCCGGCGAGCTCAGGTACATGA encodes the following:
- the JPT1 gene encoding jupiter microtubule associated homolog 1; translated protein: MTTTTTFKGVDPNSRNSSRVLRPPGGGSNFSLGFDEPTEQPVRRNKMASSIFGTPEENPPSWAKSAGTKSSGGREDSESSGPQRRNSSEANSGDFLDLKGEGDVHENVDTDLQASLGQSEEKPVPAAPVPSPVAPAPVPSRRNPPGGKSSLVLG
- the NT5C gene encoding 5'(3')-deoxyribonucleotidase, cytosolic type, yielding MAMAMAARHTRPVRVLVDMDGVLADFETGLLRGFRRRFPGEPHVPLEERRGFLASEQYRALRPDLADKVASVYEAPGFFLDLEPIPGALEAMREMNDMQDTQVFICTSPLMKYDHCVGEKYRWVEKHLGPQFVERIILTRDKTVVLGDLLIDDNDTIQGQEETPRWEHILFTCCHNQHLVLPPTRRRLFSWSDNWKEIIDSKRRTMQRD